The Canis aureus isolate CA01 chromosome 24, VMU_Caureus_v.1.0, whole genome shotgun sequence nucleotide sequence caaaaaacccacaaatctgTTATCCTGGGGGAAGCCCACAAACCTCTCCAGACTGCAGGAGGAACCCATGACACAAAGTTGATCAGAGACCTGTGACCTACATAGACAGCAACTAGCcacaacttctttttctttctttccttttttcttttttaagggaaCTCACCACAATTCTAATTTCATTCTAATTCAGAGTAATTTCAATTATAATTCTAAATTGATTCTACTTATGGAGTCCTTGCCAGTGCCGGACATTTCCCATGGGTTGTTGCGTCCTAGGCACAGCAGGAACATGGCACACTGCACGGGGTGACTGGGCCATGGGCCTATAGGGTCAGGGTTGAAGCAAGCAGTCAGCCTTGACCTTTCGACCCAGCTCCTGAgctttcctccttctcccagccTTGGGAGCCCCGGGGCTGAGTGTGGCTCAGGGCTGTGGCCAGTTTCAGCCACGGGAAGGAGGTAGTGCTGGGGAGTCCAGCCTTCAGCCCATGGGGGTGGCCGTGCCCTGCTCTGATCCCACAGGCACCAAGCCACCTTCAACCCCCACAGGGTGACCCCTTGGATAAGCCTGACTGGGACCCCAGTGTCACAGCCTTGCAGGGGGAACAgagcacccctccccctgccgTGATGACCACATGCTCCATGGCTGACAAGCTTCCACCTTTCTTTCCCAGGTGCTGCCCCAGGCTGCCGGCTGCCAAGCCTCCTGTCCCCCCGTTTGCACATATGCTCATGCTGGGCCCTGCACGACACCCCATCACTTCCAGGGAAGATTTTCCAGGTCACACATGCCCTCTGCCATCCTTCTAGGTCTTTCCTGCTCCCTGACCCTCtggtctcccttcctccttcctccctttctgaaGTAATCGATTCTTTCTTGGAACAGCTGCTCCCACTTTGAGCCCCAGGGACTTTCCCAAATACTTTCCTTTTTGAAGGGGGATTTTGGTAAATAACATTTCTTCAATTTCTCAAACAACTCATTGCTAAATTGGGTCCCGTCTTAGTTCTGGCTGCTATTACATAACACCATAGACAGGGGATTcaacaacaagcatttatttctccacagttctggaggctggaggtccgAGATCAGGGTGCCCGCACGGTTGGGTTCTGGGGAGAGCCCTCACTCTGTTCACAGACTGTGATTCCTCGCTGTGTTGTCACGTGGCAGGACGTGCAAGGAGCTCTCTGGGGTGTCTTTTTTTATACAAGCCCTGATCCCACTCCCGGgagctccaccttcatgacctaatcacccccaaaaggccccacttcctaataccatccTACTGGAGGTGAGGATCTCAACATGTAAATTTGGGGAGGATGTGAACATTGATGGAGTCCATAACAGGCCCCAAGTCCCCTACCTGAGGGAGGTGGGAGCCCTGGGAGGCCCTGCATGCACTCCTTCTTGGAATCAATGTCGCTCATTCACGCGTCACTGCCACTGTGGCTTTTTGGCTGGTCCCCTGTACCGTCCAGCTCCCCGAAGCTGTGGACCAGGAGTTGAGCGCTGAGAAAGCCCACCACCCAAGCCCACCCCCATCGGCCTGCCCCCTCGAGGTGgggctctgccctgagcacagcgCTTGGACATCTCCAAGACACTTTGAGGCAAAGACACTGGGTCTGGCTTCTCGAGAGGCTCCACACTTagggaccactgtccccagctgcCTCTGCTCCCAGGGACTTTCTCTACCTGCCCGTTTTGCATTCCTTCCCAGAACAAGGCaatgccctctgccctctggctcGCCGCCCTGCCACAGGCTTGGCCTCTCCTTCTTGGGGCCAGCCACATACGCATCCCCGACCTCTCCTCCCAGAGCAGATCCAGCCGAGTAGCTGGTGTGAGCCGCTGACCCAGCGTTATGGCCACTGTCCTCTGGGTGGGCCTCTGGGTGAGGTGCACCCAAGCCCTCTCCGATGGGGACCTACTGCCTGGTGGTTCTGAGGTCCTCAGCGCAGGCCTGGGTTCTCCTCCTTCCGGGTTCTCCTCCCCAGGTGTTCCCTGGTCTCCTCCTGCCGGGTTCCCCGCATGCGCCCCCATCCTGCCCTCGTGCCACGCTCCGCTCTGCTGCACACACTGGACTCCCTCAGGGAGAGCGGAGCTCCGGCTGCCACTTCAAGTCCATGCCTGAGACTTACAAacccggcggggggcggggggatgtgAAGCACAGCAAGGGGGTTCGAACCCGCCTCTGGAGGGGGCCgttcccagagcccagagcccagcacgCCGGGGGGAGGGCGAGGTCTCCCCACCCATCTGGTGCCGCCCTGTAGTTCACAGGGCCTCTCTCTGCTCTCGGGGGAAGCCCCACCATCCCCTGATGGGGCTGTGGTTTGACCCTGGACCTCCCACACGATCATGGAGTTCCTGGACACGGTCTGTTCCCCAAGGCAGAGTCATTCCGTCTCAGATGCCCCATCCATGGGAATCGGCTTGGACCCCGCATCTCTGAATCCTGGACCACCAGCATTCAGCCCAAGCCGAGTGCCGGGTCCCTGTCCTCAGTTCTGCAGGCCGCCAGCGGGCACACACTTATCTGTGCGCCATCACCTGCACGGTTGCCTCATCCCCGCTGTCCCCAGTGAAGAGGTCTCTTGCAGGGGAACAGATGCACTTTGCAGGGTTTGCGTGACAAtaggcgccccccacccccccaacctcACAGTGGGGTGTCTGGGTTGCTGGCTCCAGTGATGGCCCCCAGAACAAAGGCTGGTGGAGGCTCTGGGTGAGCTCAGGGCCCCTCCACCAAGCAGAACCAATGTCGGGCTCTGAAGTGACAGTGCTTCACATCTCACCAGGCTGCAAGGGGCAGCGGGTCACCTGTGCTCCCCATCAACGTGCCATGTGGCCCTCCCGCAGTGGCCTTGTGAGGAGGACGCATCTTGCAGGCTCCTGGCCGGGACAGGATGCTCAGGCTCACGCTGGGCAGAGGGGCATCCATTTGTCCTTCCACTTCAAGCTCCACGGGTCCTCCTTGCCCTGCCACCCACATCCCCTCAAACGCCTCTTCGTGGTTGTGCATCCCGGGAAGATGCACGAGGGAGGCCGGCTGCGGGTGGAGAAAAGCGAGAGGGGGCCACGATGGTAGTTGCAGGGGGTGCTTCCCCCCCCAAAGTGCCACTCTTATGGGTCTTGAGGTCCCCTGCCTGCCCTCAGCAGCGGGGCTCTCATGGTGGCCTCAGCTGCCTTCCCTTGGCCCCGAGGGCACTGTCCACATCACTAGGGTCGGCGGCTCCGTGGGGGGTCTCCACCATCTCCTGCCTGTGTCCTTACCTGGAGACCGCCCCGCATAGCAGGCTCCCCTTTAGCCTCTGGTCTCCACAGTTACCTGCCAGCCCTCAGCCACTTCAAGCATCTTTGCAATTAGTGTTTATTTGTGGCAACTTGCGACAAGGCTTGTCTTCCTATTGCAAATGTCATCAGAACCCATAGCCAATGTAAAGCATTAATATACTGACTTTCAGCCTCACAGGGTCCCCAGAGAGGGATTCAAGAGGAAGGCGCAGCTTGTGCACTAGCATTGTccccggggttgggggtggggaggcgctGTCCCAAAGTAAGGTCAGTCCTGCCCCTCTAAGGACACAGCCCAGATGGGAGGTGGCTCCTGGGTCAGCAGGAGATGGCTGTCATATTGGTCTTCGTGGGCTGTCGTgacaaataccatagactttaACAACAGGACTTTCTCACTGTTCTAGGGGCCAGAAGGCTGCTGGCTCCTTGAAGGCCCAGtctgtggggtgggagcctctgATCCTGGTTGGGATCACTCCTCCGCACCCATTTCCACCCCTGCATCGACACTTGCTTCCTCACCCTCACCTCCACCCGACCGCTGAGTTGGCTGTGGCAGAAACAGAGGTAGAGGGGCTCCTGCCCTTGGATGGCTCTGGGTGGAGCTGGGGATTCTCAAGCAGGAAGCAGCTCTgccctccatccttcctccccatccGCCCACCGCTTCACAGGGCCCTGTGGCTGCAAGCCTGGGGTAATCGCccaatctcctcctcctcctccgtcaGGGTTTTATCTAAACCACCCCGTTCCCCACCACGCAGCCACCCTACCTTCTGTCCATGACATGGGGGTGGAAGCCTCCCTCCCTACAGGTAGACAGTGGTTCTTTTCTTCCCAAAGACCATCCCCCCCGCTTCTTTTCACATGAAGTCTTATCTCTTACATGTCATCCCACTCACTCCGTCTTGCAAAACCACCCCACAATTGATCCTTGTAATCATTTTACTCTCTGGAGCAGCTTGAGTCATCAGAAGGCTTTTCAGCTGTCACCACAGCTCCTCCTCAAGATCATCAGAGAAGCCCAGACCAAACCGTGATTCAATTGTTTACAGTCTCCAACGAGGAACTGCCAGGAGCTCTGTGTCATCGAGATGGTTCCTCCAaaccctggctggctcattctctccctcccagcccctggagaGGGACAGTTCTGTGGCCAGTGTCACCGGGCCAGCGCTCAGACAGGACTCAGGCGGGCAAGACAAGCACATGGTCTTTATCCTCCTCTGGCTGAACCAAATCAAGCCTGATTCTTTCTCATCGTTCTCAGTGAAACAGTCTAATGGACCATCTCCCAGTCTATTCAAGATAGCAAGTTGGTCACGTTCAGGAATTTCCCCCTCTCCTAGCCTTGTCTCCACAGCCTCTCTCCCCCCAAGGCCAGTGCTAGAGCTCCATGTAATGGACACCATGATAGCAGCGGGGGGGTGGCTGTCCACTTCCAGCCCTTGgcctgtttctttccttccccaggtgTGTCCTAGTCCCTCGTGGCCCCAGGTGTCACCAATGCCCTTCCACTCTGTCCCCACTGCTTCCACGAAGCATCTATATCTTTGCCACGGCCTGACTCACACCAGCTTCCCTCATCCTTCTGCAGCCTCCTCGTGAACACAAGAAGGTTTGGCTGGCCTTCTGGGCCTTTCTTTCCCATAGGAAACTTGGGGCTCTCTGTATAATCTTGCTCGGCTCCAATCACCCCCACTAGCTATGAGGTTAATGGCCACCAGAGCCAGAGAAGGGACTGGGAGGTGCCAGTCTGCTCTACCCTGGGATTCCCAAACTAAAATAGGAGCTTGATACATCCCTACTGCTCCATCTCTGCCCAAACCTCCACGTACCATGACCAACCCTCTTGGTTCTCTCTCCTCattcctgtttcttcctttccagaatCTTTTAGTCTAACTAGAAGGATGAGGGGAGCTGGGAAACAGTCTTGCTCAGATGGCCTCACtcttttcttcaattcttttGCCTCATGCTTTTTGAACCTAGTAATAAAGAATTCACCTGGTTCTTGGGTCCTTCAGAGATTCCCAAATACCAAGTGATTTATGTCCAGTTGCCTGGGTGCTGGGGAATGGTCTTGGGAGCAAGATGGTGTTCTGGAAGCACCAAAAGGAAAAGCATACCAGGAGATGTGCCACATTCATCCACTACATCAGAAACCTCGGAACAGGATATCTGCTACTAGGATTTGGGGCTGGGGTTTCCTTCCCCTGGAGGGTCTTTCTCTCCTTAGGCCCTGCTGGTCATGGTGTCCTGGGGCACCAGCTGGACCCTGGAGGGCCGGTGGGCCATGATGTCCATGCGGAATTCTTTGATGACAAAGTAGTAGCAGAAGACATCTAGGCAGCAGTTGACGTTGGAGAAACACATGGACAATTGCAAAAACAAGCTAATGTTCTGCTTAGCTCTGCACTCCACGATGAAGCCATTCCGTACCAGGAACTGCAAGAAGAAACCCAGGTGGACCGGAAGAAAGGAGACCACAAAGACAGCCAGACTGGCTGCAATTGTCCAGATGCAGGCCTTCTGCTGGACCCAGTCCTGGGTGAGGCCCCGGCGACCTACCAGAATGTGAATGCTCCTGGAGGAACAGAAACCCATGACAGCCATGGGAAGGAGGAAGCCAAACACCTCAAGGGGAAAGAAGACCTGGGCGCTCCAGGTGCCATCGGACATGTTGTGGAAGCACGTgtatttttccatcttcccatGGAAGCTGTAGATAGGGATGCTCCCGGCCCACACCAGGACCCAGATGGTGCAACAGATCCCGAAGATCTTCCTGGGCGACCGGAGGTGGCTGACCAGGAACGGGAACCGGATGGCCAAGAATCTATCCAGACTAATGAAGCAGATGGTGAAGACACTCCCGTACATGCTGATGAAGTAGAAGCACTCCACCAAGgtacagagggaaggaaggggggccCGCACGTTGGCCAAAGCCATCTTGAACGGAAGGGACAGCACCAGGAGCAGGTCAAAGATGGCCAGGTTGATCATGTAGATGGCGGTGGCGGCATAATCCGgccacctcctcttcctcaggAAGGTGCTGAAGCCTCGGATGGCCAGCAGGTTgaggaggaggcccaggaggAAGGTGGGGATGTGGACAGCCAACTGCACCGTCTTCATCAGCTCATCGACGTCACTGAAGGAGCAGTTCTGGCTTCTGTTTAGCTGCCGGCTCATGTTGTCTCCTACAACACCAAAGACAAGATTAGATAGGCTTCCTCTTGCTCTCTGCAAGTGACAGGCCCAGATGACTTTATCATACAGTCATTCGTGCCCACTAAGTAACAATTAGAAAATGCAAGAAAGATGATTGCCTCCAATCCTGCTGCCCAGATATAACCGCTGTTACCTTTTTATGGATATCATtccagactctctctctctcttacacacataCTATTGCACACATGCGCTCGCACgtgcctttttcttttacaaaaatggaaTTGTGTGTGAACATCTGTCCCTCTTCTTACAATCAGAACTCCTGTTGAGAGTAGTAACAATGACACAAGCCCTGACCCAAAATGGCTTAAGCAAAGGACAGAATTTTACACAACTGAAAACACAACTAGGGCAGGGTtgacccaagctacagcttgaTCAGGAATTCAAATGCTGTTTTGGGGACCCAGACCCTCCTTGCACactgtccctctgctctccaccaCCCACATCCAGGAAGGTGGGATAGAGTTGCCTCCACCCCTGCCCAAAGGGCTGGTCGCAGTCAGCATGTCACATTCCCTTGGATGCGGTGACTAGTTGTTCATTGATTCAGGGATGGACATTTGACCCAGCTGGAGGCATTGAAGAACAATGGCAACTCTTACTTGGGTTTCTAGAAAGGGGACTGGGGCTGTCTCAATGGCATCTGAAGCTGGAAAGACAAAAGGTCTGGAGATGCTGCAGCCTCTTGCTACCCTGGGGAGAAAACCAgacagaaaatggagaaaagcagaagaaaggacaTTCCCAGAGGGAATGAAATGAGGGCTGGAGGCCTCCACAGGGCAGAGAAAGGCCTTGGGGCAGGTGGACAATTAGAACTTGTCTCAAGGATAAGAGGGCCGGGGCTGCAGGTGTGGCTGCACAGGGAAGCCGGTTGCGAGCGGACAAGGCGGGATCATAGGGGATCATAGGTCAGGGCTTTCCATCAGGGTCCAAGGCGGGCCCTGACCAGGTCTCACTTAAGAGCTAGCCAGTCTGGGGGTGTGCAGGGCGGCTGCATGCCTCTCGAGATCTCTATTCTGTCGTGG carries:
- the GPR55 gene encoding G-protein coupled receptor 55 isoform X3, which gives rise to MSRQLNRSQNCSFSDVDELMKTVQLAVHIPTFLLGLLLNLLAIRGFSTFLRKRRWPDYAATAIYMINLAIFDLLLVLSLPFKMALANVRAPLPSLCTLVECFYFISMYGSVFTICFISLDRFLAIRFPFLVSHLRSPRKIFGICCTIWVLVWAGSIPIYSFHGKMEKYTCFHNMSDGTWSAQVFFPLEVFGFLLPMAVMGFCSSRSIHILVGRRGLTQDWVQQKACIWTIAASLAVFVVSFLPVHLGFFLQFLVRNGFIVECRAKQNISLFLQLSMCFSNVNCCLDVFCYYFVIKEFRMDIMAHRPSRVQLVPQDTMTSRA
- the GPR55 gene encoding G-protein coupled receptor 55 isoform X2 encodes the protein MGLLAPMAASIPGDNMSRQLNRSQNCSFSDVDELMKTVQLAVHIPTFLLGLLLNLLAIRGFSTFLRKRRWPDYAATAIYMINLAIFDLLLVLSLPFKMALANVRAPLPSLCTLVECFYFISMYGSVFTICFISLDRFLAIRFPFLVSHLRSPRKIFGICCTIWVLVWAGSIPIYSFHGKMEKYTCFHNMSDGTWSAQVFFPLEVFGFLLPMAVMGFCSSRSIHILVGRRGLTQDWVQQKACIWTIAASLAVFVVSFLPVHLGFFLQFLVRNGFIVECRAKQNISLFLQLSMCFSNVNCCLDVFCYYFVIKEFRMDIMAHRPSRVQLVPQDTMTSRA
- the GPR55 gene encoding G-protein coupled receptor 55 isoform X1, which codes for MLMDPHTQCCRPTKSADLHRDNMSRQLNRSQNCSFSDVDELMKTVQLAVHIPTFLLGLLLNLLAIRGFSTFLRKRRWPDYAATAIYMINLAIFDLLLVLSLPFKMALANVRAPLPSLCTLVECFYFISMYGSVFTICFISLDRFLAIRFPFLVSHLRSPRKIFGICCTIWVLVWAGSIPIYSFHGKMEKYTCFHNMSDGTWSAQVFFPLEVFGFLLPMAVMGFCSSRSIHILVGRRGLTQDWVQQKACIWTIAASLAVFVVSFLPVHLGFFLQFLVRNGFIVECRAKQNISLFLQLSMCFSNVNCCLDVFCYYFVIKEFRMDIMAHRPSRVQLVPQDTMTSRA